A region from the Brassica napus cultivar Da-Ae chromosome C8, Da-Ae, whole genome shotgun sequence genome encodes:
- the LOC106454757 gene encoding telomere repeat-binding factor 3-like, translated as MGGRKQMWTPKEVTALRAGVRAYGIGKWRGILSDSKFGRALKARSNVDLKDKWRNISAATFGSRKKKVLAIVAVANDNDGEQEIVPASPANGDNEGLFASVDTFILEAITSWNKLLRPNKKSILHHVEEKNNMQPDKKWLVASRLEHLVNVGTIIKKNNRYKISPTYAAAEAEQSSTQLLLEGNKENGVVNHTKSQVDGEAFKINGMTEEEASAAAAIALEEAEYARAEAEEAAREADRAEAEAEAMQDYAEAVKEVWKNWMPSQTWC; from the exons ATGGGAGGCCGAAAGCAGATGTGGACACCGAAAGAAGTAACAGCTCTTAGAGCTGGAGTACGTGCATACGGAATTGGAAAGTGGCGTGGCATACTCTCAGACAGTAAGTTTGGCCGAGCTTTGAAGGCTCGCTCAAACGTGGACCTCAAG GACAAATGGAGAAACATAAGTGCAGCCACATTTGGATCAAGGAAGAAGAAAGTTCTTGCCATTGTGGCTGTGGCTAACGATAATGATGGAGAACAAGAGATTGTTCCAGCATCTCCTGCTAATGGTGATAATGAAGGACTCTTTGCAAG tgtggaTACATTTATATTGGAGGCTATTACCAGCTGGAATAAACTTTTGCGTCCTAACAAGAAGTCGATCTTGCATCATGTTGAG gAGAAAAACAATATGCAACCGGATAAGAAATGGCTTGTGGCTTCAAGACTTGAGCATTTGGTAAATGTTGGAACAATAATTAAG AAAAATAACAGATACAAGATATCTCCAACCTATGCGGCTGCAGAAGCAGAACAAAGCTCTACTCAACTCTTATTGGAAGGAAACAAGGAGAATGGTGTCGTGAATCATACTAAATCCCAAGTAGATGGAGAAGCATTTAAGATAAACGGCATgacagaagaagaagcttctgCAGCCGCTGCAATAGCGTTGGAGGAAGCAGAATATGCAAGGGCAGAGGCTGAAGAAGCGGCTAGAGAGGCCGATAGAGCTGAAGCAGAAGCCGAAGCTATGCAGGATTATGCAGAGGCTGTGAAGGAAGTTTGGAAGAATTGGATGCCTAGCCAAACTTG GTGCTGA